A single region of the Pontimicrobium sp. SW4 genome encodes:
- a CDS encoding DsbA family oxidoreductase — translation MTISVWSDIRCPFCYIAKRKLEDAISQFNNNEDKIIVEWKSFELDSNLQTNIDINLIDYYVNKGANKQQITDLFTHAENMAKEVNLEFNLDKVVVANSFNAHKLIHLAKTINKQNEAKELLFKAYLCEGKNIDSTNTLLSIGGVLGLSINNVLEGLKSKKLKNEVFNDQIKAKEVGVSGVPFFIFNNKYSLSGAQPVETFLDVIEKAYNN, via the coding sequence ATGACAATTTCTGTATGGTCAGATATTAGATGCCCTTTTTGCTATATAGCAAAAAGGAAATTAGAGGATGCTATTTCACAATTCAACAACAATGAAGATAAAATTATTGTTGAATGGAAAAGTTTTGAATTAGATTCAAACCTTCAAACCAATATAGATATAAACTTAATAGATTACTATGTAAACAAAGGAGCTAATAAGCAACAAATAACAGATTTATTTACTCATGCAGAAAATATGGCAAAAGAAGTTAATCTAGAATTTAATTTAGATAAAGTTGTTGTAGCTAACTCATTTAATGCTCATAAACTAATACACTTGGCTAAGACAATAAATAAACAAAATGAAGCCAAAGAATTATTATTTAAAGCTTACTTATGTGAAGGAAAAAATATTGATAGTACTAATACTTTGTTAAGTATTGGGGGAGTTCTTGGGTTAAGTATTAATAATGTATTAGAAGGTTTAAAGAGTAAAAAACTAAAAAACGAAGTATTTAATGATCAAATAAAAGCTAAAGAGGTTGGTGTCTCTGGAGTACCTTTTTTTATATTCAATAATAAGTATAGTTTATCTGGAGCCCAACCAGTAGAAACATTTTTAGATGTAATAGAAAAGGCTTACAATAATTAA
- a CDS encoding (4Fe-4S)-binding protein has product MEEFKKEDITVLWDATKCVHAGYCVKLLPNVYRPGETPWVHTDCASKEDIINQVSQCPSGALTIKQQ; this is encoded by the coding sequence ATGGAAGAATTTAAAAAGGAAGATATTACTGTTCTTTGGGATGCTACCAAATGTGTACATGCTGGTTATTGTGTGAAATTATTGCCTAACGTATACAGACCAGGAGAAACTCCTTGGGTACATACAGATTGTGCTTCTAAAGAAGATATTATAAACCAAGTTTCTCAATGTCCATCAGGAGCATTAACGATAAAGCAACAGTAA
- a CDS encoding OsmC family protein: protein MINGLNLEALGAYKATVEQDAKKGMYNGGIKATWMGGTKVGVKTNNLILGDETIPHDFSFTIDEPEQLLGAHSAPTPQDYMLGGLSGCMMVTFVAMCSIKGIELESVTLDIKSGLDLQGFLGINETSPVGFDTVEYAFSVKGNGTETQYQEAANEVIKFSPNYATMANKVKMVASLSIV, encoded by the coding sequence ATGATTAACGGATTAAATTTAGAAGCATTAGGAGCCTATAAAGCGACTGTAGAGCAAGACGCAAAAAAAGGAATGTACAATGGAGGCATAAAGGCTACTTGGATGGGTGGCACTAAAGTAGGAGTAAAAACAAACAACCTTATTTTAGGTGATGAAACTATTCCTCATGATTTTTCTTTTACCATTGATGAACCAGAACAATTATTGGGAGCACATTCTGCACCAACGCCTCAAGATTATATGTTAGGAGGATTATCTGGTTGTATGATGGTTACTTTTGTGGCTATGTGTTCTATTAAAGGAATAGAATTGGAATCTGTTACGTTAGACATAAAGTCAGGATTAGATCTTCAAGGTTTCTTGGGCATCAACGAAACATCTCCAGTTGGTTTTGATACTGTTGAGTACGCATTTTCAGTAAAAGGAAATGGAACAGAAACTCAATATCAAGAAGCAGCTAACGAAGTCATTAAATTTTCTCCTAATTACGCAACAATGGCTAATAAAGTAAAGATGGTAGCTAGTTTAAGTATAGTTTAA
- a CDS encoding PLP-dependent transferase, protein MSDITNSKILSPRRKSSTVTTIEALAAEQLEHFSIDANSDYGKALKSAAIDIYNAQSDITKLQEITSNTISKLDQGEKVAYFNAKRFLSFQIAKVLETLQGPLNKTYQSLGQSDETLQAKGPFPLTNNIAALFSATPVIARTSTYDYSCTEWVDDAFNGKESIHHIYSRLLNPTSMALSQQIVHIEAGKYADDYTAWNFNSGMAAVDALLSNILNYGDVLVLSRNVYGGVYQLIEDFFAKKNKFGIKIVWFDGYSVEDFKPVLEKAKEDYKDILSSGNKLHVYMESPCNPHGYMLDVPAICKFSKQHGATVVLDGTVATPFLIKPLQHEDEQLRPDYLFHSYTKDITGSGNAIAAGIIAKNDLMFLPKGEKKNGINWDETLFWNVYYVKGAFLNSDTAFEVLSGLKTLSLRMAQKCVNTLVLANFFDSNPGVTVHCSGLEGNHNNAIMKKISKYQLAAPLFTIDFENAKISDKAFKMFFDALAPAYGLQVSLGQINTTLLCPAFTSHSELNKEALLDAGIHKTTMRVSVGNENPKELIGHFLQSIKLMIDPEKPEFSNEFLSMKEVDKLYAETYMEVQKQLIDNGYLS, encoded by the coding sequence ATGAGTGATATAACAAATTCCAAAATTTTATCTCCAAGGAGAAAATCTTCTACAGTAACTACTATAGAAGCTTTAGCAGCAGAGCAATTAGAGCATTTTAGCATAGATGCCAATAGCGATTATGGTAAAGCACTTAAAAGTGCTGCCATTGATATTTACAACGCACAGTCCGATATTACCAAGTTGCAGGAAATAACTAGTAATACTATTTCTAAACTAGATCAAGGAGAAAAAGTAGCCTATTTTAATGCAAAGCGTTTTTTGTCTTTTCAAATAGCCAAAGTACTAGAGACATTACAAGGGCCATTAAACAAAACTTATCAGTCTTTAGGTCAATCAGACGAAACTTTGCAGGCTAAAGGACCATTTCCTTTAACTAATAATATTGCAGCATTATTTTCTGCAACTCCAGTAATTGCTCGTACGTCTACATATGATTATTCTTGTACGGAGTGGGTTGATGATGCATTCAATGGTAAAGAATCTATTCACCACATCTATTCAAGATTATTAAACCCAACTTCTATGGCACTTTCACAACAGATTGTACATATAGAAGCAGGAAAATATGCCGATGATTATACCGCTTGGAACTTTAATAGTGGTATGGCAGCTGTTGATGCATTGTTGAGTAACATATTGAATTATGGAGATGTACTTGTACTTTCAAGAAACGTGTATGGTGGCGTATATCAATTAATTGAAGATTTTTTTGCTAAAAAGAATAAATTCGGCATCAAAATAGTTTGGTTTGATGGTTACTCAGTAGAAGATTTCAAACCTGTACTTGAAAAAGCAAAAGAAGATTATAAGGACATTCTTTCTTCTGGCAACAAATTACACGTATATATGGAATCTCCTTGTAATCCACATGGTTATATGTTAGATGTTCCTGCTATTTGTAAATTCTCTAAACAACATGGAGCAACTGTAGTTTTAGACGGAACGGTTGCTACACCTTTTCTAATTAAGCCTCTACAGCACGAAGACGAACAACTTCGACCTGACTATTTATTTCATAGTTACACGAAAGATATTACTGGTTCTGGTAATGCTATTGCAGCAGGCATTATTGCTAAAAATGACTTGATGTTCTTGCCTAAAGGTGAGAAGAAAAATGGTATTAACTGGGATGAAACTCTTTTTTGGAATGTATACTATGTGAAAGGCGCTTTCTTAAATTCTGATACTGCTTTTGAAGTATTATCTGGATTAAAAACATTGAGTTTAAGAATGGCTCAAAAATGTGTAAATACATTAGTGCTTGCTAATTTTTTTGACTCTAACCCTGGAGTAACAGTACATTGTAGTGGACTGGAAGGAAACCACAACAATGCAATTATGAAGAAAATTAGCAAATATCAATTAGCTGCACCTTTGTTCACTATTGATTTTGAGAACGCAAAAATATCGGACAAGGCATTTAAAATGTTCTTTGATGCATTAGCACCAGCTTATGGTCTTCAGGTAAGTTTAGGGCAAATTAATACGACACTTTTATGTCCTGCCTTCACATCACATTCAGAATTGAATAAAGAAGCCTTATTGGATGCAGGTATACATAAAACAACCATGCGTGTATCAGTAGGTAATGAAAACCCTAAAGAGTTGATAGGTCATTTTTTACAGTCTATTAAATTAATGATAGATCCAGAAAAACCAGAATTCTCTAACGAGTTCTTATCTATGAAAGAAGTAGATAAATTATACGCAGAAACGTATATGGAAGTACAAAAACAATTAATTGACAATGGTTATTTGAGCTAA